A region of the Argopecten irradians isolate NY chromosome 16, Ai_NY, whole genome shotgun sequence genome:
CTTAGTTTAGTCCTTAATTAGTCGAGGTTAGTCGGTCCCTTAGACGGACAAATTACTACCTGGTTTATTACATGTGGTTCTTCCACTTACtgtaatcataattataaaaaatatgttatgcaataatattttgcaatattgtgtcatgatatatatcatctatctataattatgtaacattacataatacgATGATACAGTAATAAACCTTGGCTACATTATCACCCAAACCTGAACGactttagtttttatttattgcttTGTAAGGCAGAAAGTTCGTTTTATCAACTTTCTGCTTTTCAACATGACGACTGTACTATTAATTGCTATATTAAAATGCAACATATATTCGGCACTGAcagaaaatatctgtattttatcACGTGCACCGGACACTTGCCACTTTTGCAGCTTACATTTTAAGACACTGGTCATGTGTTCTCTGTATATTACAGTCATCAAATATGGATGCCGAAGATAATCTCATGATAACTACGAAGGGATTCCATTGGTACCCAGAGAatcatttatacataatttcGAATACTTGTGAAAGCAACTAATTGTATCAATTTAGGGCGGTACATTGCCTTCCTATCTATGAGGTTACAGTTTTCCTCAATAAGAAATTACCTGTCGGTTGTAAGGCTTTTACATCTTGAGGTCGGGTTAACTAATCCTGTTGACAATTTCCATATAAGTAGAGTACTAAAGGGAGCACGTAGATTGTTAGGGGACTCATCCTGCCAGAAACTTCCGATTACTCCCattattttaatgcaaatcTTACCCCAGCTTGATATTAAGTCCCCTCGTGATATTTGCTTTTGGGCTGCTTGCTTGGTTGCCTTCTTCTCCTTCTTCAGGAAGTCTAACCTTTTCCCCCCCTCCTTGAAGGATTTTAATCCTAACATACATCTAAGTCGTCATAATGTGTCCTTTAGTCCTAATGGAGTGATCCTACATGTGCATTGGTCAAAAACTATTCAGTTTAGAGAGAGGTCACTCTCTGTACCTTTACCATTAATTCTTTCCTCTCCCCTCTGCCCCACCCAAGCCCTCCTTTTGCTGTTCAGGCTGTGTCCCTCAAAAAACTTAAAGATACCGGTCTTTATGTTCCCTACTCCAGGGGGATGTAGGTTGCTTAGCTATGATATTTTCCTCTCTCGTCTTCGAGAGTGCCTTGGACATCTCAGGATAGATCATTCAAAATACTCTGGGCATAGCTTTAGGCTGGTTGGAGCATCCTTTGCACTTGAGTGTGGCTTACCACATGAAATCATTCAAGCGCAAGGGGATTGGCGTAGTGATGCATATAAGAAATACATAGACACGTCTCTCGCATATCGTCAACACCTCAGTACTTCACTTGGGGAAGctataaagaaaaaattctGAATTTTTAGATATGTCTGTGGTCAGCCATGAAGACCCATCTCTGTAGTGTGCATGTAATAACAGTGACTCAAATATATTTGTACAAACATTTTGAACAGTGCGTGGTCTGTTCGATCACAGACAGTACATGGACATCAATGGACCTCTTAAACCGAGTTCAGGAGAACATAATGTTAATCAGTGATTATTTATGGTGTCGACTTCCCGTGCTGCTGGTTATATCATTGAACTTCATATTGTTTCATGGATTGACTttggatttattttgtgttataccATGTGGAACTGTGTATGATATATCGTGATGGATATGTGTACGTATATACCATGGACCTGTAATTATATGTGTCTTATCGTTGCAGTAACAGGCAGTACAGACTGAATTCATTAATGGTCACTGTGCCTACTCTcctttgaactttttttttttttttttttttttttttaaaaaactactttatacaaatatgtaattttactttatatacttACCAACTCAGGTTTGGGTGTCTGGACAAATTACTACCTGGTTTATTACATGTGGTTCTTCCACTTACtgtaatcataattataaaaaatatgttatgcaataatattttgcaatattgtgtCATGATTATATCATCTAtctataattatgtaacattacataatacgATGATACAGTAATAAACCTTGGCTACATTATCACCCAAACCTGAACGACTttagttttttatttattgctttGTAAGGCAGAAAGTTCGTTTTATCAACTTTCTGCTTTGCAACATGACGACTGTACTATTAATGTATGTATTATctagataatattttattaattgtagGCGGAAGaatcatttgtaatatgtatacaatattacatGCAATACCTGTCTCGCTACACACCAcacacagggcctcgttaccaatgattatatatataagataggtcacgcctacatacatgtatgtaaatagacgtgacctatcttatatatatataatcattagtaacgaggccctgtgc
Encoded here:
- the LOC138310187 gene encoding uncharacterized protein, with product MDMSTNCINLGRYIAFLSMRLQFSSIRNYLSVVRLLHLEVGLTNPVDNFHISRVLKGARRLLGDSSCQKLPITPIILMQILPQLDIKSPRDICFWAACLVAFFSFFRKSNLFPPSLKDFNPNIHLSRHNVSFSPNGVILHVHWSKTIQFRERSLSVPLPLILSSPLCPTQALLLLFRLCPSKNLKIPVFMFPTPGGCRLLSYDIFLSRLRECLGHLRIDHSKYSGHSFRLVGASFALECGLPHEIIQAQGDWRSDAYKKYIDTSLAYRQHLSTSLGEAIKKKF